The Streptomyces sp. NBC_00459 DNA segment TCACGGCATCGGGGCCGAGCTCCGAGGTCGCGATCAGCTTGGGGGCGTTGGCCCCGGCGGCGATCGCCGCGTACGCGAGGAGAGCCTCCTGCTCCAGTGCCTGGCGCAGCGACTGGAGGCTGCTGCGGGTGGCCAGACCGCGCAGCGTGATGTTGCGCCACATGCGGTAGAAGAAGCCCTGCGCCTGCTGCTCGCGGTCGACCACGGTGACGTCCAGTGGGGGCCCGTCCTCCAGGGTGACGAAGTAGCGCCGACCGCGGTCACCGCTGTCCGTGGCCTCCGGCACCTCCTCACGGGCCGCGCTCACCGGGCGGAAACCGACGTGCCGCAGGCCCGCCATCAGGTTGCGTCCGGTGGGACGCACGTTCGGCGAGCCGACCGCGTAGAGGGTTCCGTACGCGACCGACCAGCCGATCAGCACCGTCAGGATGATCGAGAACGGTGTCGTGTAGCCGGTGACCAGCATCGAGAAGGCGTCGAGCATCAGCACCACCCACAGCACGGCGCGCCAGCGCGGCCGACGGGACATGCCGACAGCCGTCATGTACGCGATGACCGGGGCGAGATAGCCGTGCACCGGGTCGGTGAGCGCGTGGATGTCGCCGGGGGAGGGCTGGGTCAGCGCCTCCTGGATGGAGTCCGGGGCGGCCTTGGCGACCCACAGGTCGGTGGCGAGGGTCACCCCGTGCGCGAGGACCGCCGCGAGCACACCGTCGGCGATGCGCAGCCCGTCCCGCTTGATCAGCCGCTCGATCGCGAAGGCGACCGGCACCAGGAGGATGGCGATGCTCGATGCCAGCCCCGCGATCTTGATCAGCAGGTCGGGAGCCTGGCCGGTGCCCTTGTTGATGTCCTGTTCGAGTCCTGAGGTGGTGCCGTGCGCGAACGCGGCGATCGCGAGCAGGACGACGATCGCGAAGACGCCCGCCAGGAGCCGCATGAGATCGGAGGGGCGGTGCACGCGCGCGGGGAGCAGTGGTTCGTCGCCCTCGACCTCCTCCGCGTGCGCCTCGTCGTCGGCGCAGTCGGCGGCCGATTCTGCCGGTGTCCGCTCGTGCTCGTGGCCGGTGTCGTCCGCACCGGGACGCGACGAGACCTCAGAGGTGTCCTCCGTGCCTTCGGGGTGCACGCCCTGCTGCTTCATGGTCTCTTCTTGGTCTCGTATCACCGGTCACCGCCCGCACGATGGTGGCATGCCCCACTGACACACAGGGGCATCAGGGTGCAATGCGGGGGCGCACAGTCTGCCGCAAGCGCCGCTCCGGGGCGAGGGATACCCACGGTCGCCGTCTCGTCACACTGTCGGTGGGGTGGGGCAGGATGGGTCGGATGAGCGACGAGAGCCGTCCGGCGGACGCCCTGCCGGAGTACGCCGAGCGGGCCCTGGAGGCCGCCGAACTGATCCCGCCCGGGCGTGTCATGACGTACGGGGATGTGGCCGAGTGGCTGGAGGAGGGCGGACCGCGCCAGGTCGGGCGTGTGATGGCCCTCTACGGAGGGGCTGTTCCGTGGTGGCGGGTCGTCCGCGCGGACGGCGTCCTGCTCCCGGGTCACGAACTTGAGGCCCTCGACCACTATCGCGCCGAGGGCACGCCCCTGAAGGAGGCGAGCAGGGCCACCGAGGGACATCTGCCGCGCCTCGACATGAGACGGGCGCGGTGGGACGGCGGCGAGCGGACGGAGGGTCACACCTGACAGCTTCCGCCATCGGGCGGACATCAGGGGGACCTGTGGCCCGTACGGGGTAAAGCGGGCACGTCCGTGCCATGGCGTACGTTCGTGGGACGAGGGGCCCGGGTGACGCTCGGGGCGGGAGGGAACAAGCGGAAGCCCTGCTTCCGAACCGCCCGTCGGCGTACCGTCGGCTGCACCCACCCCCCTCACCTCCCGGCCACCGTCCTCCACGCGGTCAGCCAACCAGCACACCCACCAGGACCGGCGAACCACGTGAGCTCCTCTTCCTCCACCAGGCGCCTGTCGCACCCCCAGGGTCGACAGGGGAACCGTGGCGCTTACCGACTGGTGCGTACTCCGCCCTCGCGGCAGGATCCCCCTCGTCTGGACGCCGCACAGCGTGCGGTGGTTGATCACACGCGGGGCCCACTGCTCGTCCTCGCGGGTCCGGGTACCGGGAAAACCACCACTCTCGTCGAGTCCGTGGCGGCCCGGATCGCCCGGGGCGGGGACCCCGAGCGGATCCTCGTGCTGACGTTCAGCCGCAAGGCGGCCGTCGAACTGCGCGACCGCATGGCCCTGCGCATCGGAGCCGCCCGCGCTCCCCGCGCGACCACCTTCCACTCCTTCTGCTACGCCCTGGTCCGCGCCCACCAGGACAGCGACCTGTTCGCGGAACCCCTGCGGCTGCTCTCCGGCCCCGAACAGGACGTCGCCGTACGCGGACTGCTCGCCGGTCAGCCCGACCTGGAGCGGCTCGGCCTCGCCCATGTGCGCTGGCCGGACGAACTGCGCGCCTGCCTCACCACCCGGGGCTTCGCCGACGAGGTCCGCGCGGTTCTCGCCCGCAGTCGCGAACTGGGCCTCGGCCCGGACGCCCTGGACGCCTTCGCCCGGCGCATCGGCCGCCCCGACTGGCGTGCGGCCGCCGCCTTTCTCGCCGAGTACCTCGACGTGCTCGACATGCAAGGAGTGCTCGACTACGCGGAACTCGTGCACCGCGCGGTACTCCTCGCGAGCCGCCCCGACACCGCCGGGCAGCTCGCCGCCCGCTACGACGCCGTCTACGTGGACGAGTACCAGGACACCGACCCGGCCCAGGTACGGCTGCTGCACGCGCTCGCGGGGGGCGGCCGGACACTCGTCGCCCTCGGCGACCCCGACCAGTCGATCTACGCGTTCCGCGGCGCGGACGTCAACGGCATCCTGGACTTCCCGGACGCCTTCCCGCGCGCGGACGGCCGCCCTGCCCCGGTCGAGGTCCTCAGGACGTCCCGCCGCTCAGCCGCCGTTCCGCTGACCGCCACCCGCCTCCTCACCCAGCGCATGCCTCTGACCCGCCTCCCGGCCGAGAAGGTCCGCGCCCACCGCGGACTCGCTTCCGTCCGTGACGGAGGCCGCGTCGAGGTCTGTACGTACCCGACGTCCGGTACGGAACTGGAGAACATCGCCGACATCCTCCGTCGCGCACACCTGGAGGACGGTGTCCCCTGGGGCGAGATGGCCGTCCTGGTGCGCGCCGGCGGCCGTACGATCCCGACGGTCCGGCGTGCCCTCACGTCCGCCGGGGTCCCCCTGGACATCGACGGCGACGACCTGCCCCTGCGCCACGAACCGGCGGTGGCACCGCTCCTGACGGCGCTCCGAGCAGTGGCGACCGCTGCGGCGGGAGCGGGCGAGGAGCCGGGCACCCAAGGGACAGGGGACGGCGAGGGCGAAGACGCCGACGCCGGCCTGCCGGCGGCCACCGCCTGGCTCGGCACCGAAACCGCCCTCACCCTCCTCACGTCCCCCCTCGCAGGCATGGACGCCGCCGATCTGCGTCGCCTCGGCCGCGCCCTGCGCGAGGAGGAGCGGGCCGCGGGCAATCCCGTACCGCCGCCCTCGGACGAACTCCTGGCCCGCGCGCTGGCCGAACCCGAACGCCTGGTCGCCCACGACCCGACGTACGCACGCGGTGCCCAGCGCCTCGGCGCGCTGCTCGGGAAGGCACGGGAGCGCCTCGCGGGCGGCGGCACGGCCGAGGAGGCCCTCTGGGACCTGTGGAACGGCACACCCTGGCCGGGACGGCTGGAGCGGGCCGCCCGGCGCGGCGGCGCGGCCGGACGCAACGCCGACCGCGACCTCGACGCCGTGTGCGCGCTGTTCGCGACCGCCGCGCGCGCCGAGGAGCGCACCGGCGGCCGCGGCGCCCTCAACTTCCTGGAGGAGATCGACGCCGAGGACATCGCCGCCGACACCCTCACCCGCCGAGCCGTGCGCCCCGACGCCGTACGCCTGATGACCGCGCACCGCTCCAAGGGTCTCCAATGGCGCCTCGTGGTCGTCGCAGGCGTCCAGGAGGGTCTGTGGCCCGACCTGCGCCGCCGGGGCTCCCTCCTGGAGGCCGACCGCATCGGCCGTGACGGCCTCGCCGAACCGCTCACCCCGGGAGCGCTGCTCGCCGAGGAGCGCAGACTGTTCTACGTGGCCGCCACGCGCGCGCGTGAACGCCTGGTCGTCACCGCGGTGAAGGCTCCCGCCGACGACGGCGACCAGCCCTCCCGCTTCGTCACCGAACTCGGCGTCGAACCCAAGGACGTGACGGGCCGCCCGCGCCGCCCCCTCTCTGTCGCCGCCCTCGTCGCCGAACTGCGCGCCACAACGGTCGACCCGCGCGTGTCCGCCTCCCTCAGGGAGGCCGCCGCCCGCCGTCTGGCCCGGCTCGCCGCGCTCACCGACGAGGAGGGCCGTCCACTCGTGCCGTCGGCCCACCCCTACCGGTGGTGGGGCATGTACGAGCCGACCGAGAGCAAGGTCCCCCTGCGCGACCGCGACCAGCCCGTCGTGCTCTCCGGCAGCGCCCTGGACCAACTCGCCAACACCTGCGCCCTGCAGTGGTTCCTGGGCCGCGAGGTGAAGGCCGACGCCCCCGCGACCGCAGCCCAGGGCTTCGGCAACGTGGTGCACGTTCTCGCCGACGAGGTCGCCTCCGGACACACTCCCGCAGACCTCGCCGTCCTCATGGAACGCCTCGACTCCGTGTGGAACGCGCTCGCCTTCGACGCGCCCTGGAAGTCGACGCAGGAGAAGGAGCACGCGCGCGTGGCGCTCGAACGCTTCCTGACGTGGCACGTCGACTCCAGTCGCACCGGCCGCACCCCCGTCGCCAGCGAGCACGACTTCGACGTGACCCTCGGGGCAGGCGACTACGAAGTGCGGATCCGCGGTTCCATGGACCGCGTCGAGACCGACGGCGAGGGCCGGGCCTACGTGGTCGACTTCAAGACCGGCAAACAGACGCCCACCGCCGCCGAGGTGGCCCGCCATCCCCAGCTCGCCGTCTACCAGCTCGCCGTCCGTGAAGGTGCCGTGGACGATGCCTTCGACGGTGTGCGCCCCGAACCGGGCGGCGCGGAACTCGTCCAGTTGCGCCAGGGCGCGGCGAAGAGGGACGGCGGCGAGACGCTGCCCAAGGTGCAGGCACAGACTCCCCTGGAGGAAGGGGCGGAGGGGGAGTGGGTCGGTGACCTGCTGGCCACCGCCGCGGGCAAGGTGCTCGACGAACGGTTCACCCCGACCACCGGCCAGCACTGCGCGCACTGCTCCTTCCGGGCGTCGTGCAGCGCCCGCCCGGAAGGCCGACACGTCGTCGAGTGACACCGGCCCTGCCCCTGGGAAGGGGGCGTCCGTACGGGCGTGATGTACGGCACCACCTGTGCCGACCTGCGCTTCCGCTGATCCGGAGGGCGAACCTGGCCTCGACTGTCAGTGGCCGCCGCTAGCCTCTCTGACGTGCCAGCCAGTATCAGCGACCCCGAGCAGCTCAAGGAGCTCCTCGGTATCCCGTTCACCCCGGAGCAGACGGCCTGCATCATCGCGCCGCCCGCCCCGCAGGTGATCGTGGCCGGAGCCGGATCCGGCAAGACGACGGTGATGGCGGCACGCGTGGTGTGGCTCGTCGGCACCGGCCAGGTCGCCCCAGAACAGGTGCTCGGCCTCACCTTCACCAACAAGGCCGCCGGTGAACTGGCCGAACGCGTCCGCAAGGCGCTCGTCAGGGCGGGCGTCACCGACCCGGACGTCATCGACCCCGACAACCCGCCCGGCGAACCGGCCATCTCCACCTATCACGCCTTCGCCGGCCGCCTTCTGAAGGACCACGGCCTGCGCATCGGCCTCGAACCCACCGCCCGCCTCCTGGCCGACGCGACCCGCTACCAGCTCGCCGCGCGCGTCCTGCGTGAAGCCCCGGGCCCCTACCCCGCGCTGACGCGCTCCTTCCCGGACCTCGTCAGCGACCTCCTGACCCTCGACGCCGAACTCGCCGAACACCTCGTCCGTCCCGAGGAACTGCGCGCGTACGACGGCGAACTGCTGCGCGCCCTGGAGGGCGCCAAACTCACCAACGCGGACCTGCGAAAGGTCCCCGAGACGGCCGCGGCCCGCCGCGAACTCGTCGAGCTGGTGACCCGTTACCGGGCTGCCAAGGGAGAGCGCGACCTCCTCGACTTCGGCGACCAGATCGCCCTCTCCGCCGCGCTCGCCCGGATCCCCGAAGTGGGCCGCGTCCTGCGCGACGAGTTCCGGGTGGTGCTCCTCGACGAGTACCAGGACACCTCCGTGGCCCAACGAGTCCTCCTGGCAGGCCTGTTCGGCGACGGCACCGGTCATCCGGTGACCGCGGTCGGCGACCCCTGCCAGGCGATCTACGGCTGGCGCGGCGCCTCCGTCGCCAACCTCGACGACTTCCCCGAGCACTTCGCCCACGCCGACGGCAGCTCGGCGGCCCGTCAGTCGCTCAGCGAGAACCGTCGCAGTGGAGGACGCCTCCTCGATCTCGCCAACGGCCTCGCGGAGCCCCTGCGCGCCATGCACGCGGGCGTGGAGGCACTCCGCCCCGCACCCGGCGCCGAACGCGACGGCCAGGTGCGCTGCGCGCTGCTGCACACCCACGCCGAGGAGATCGACTGGCTGGCCGACTCCATCGCCCACCTCGTACGCACCGGCAAGGCACCCGGTGAGATCGCCGTCCTGTGTCGCACCGCCACCGACTTCGCCGAGATCCAGGGAGCGCTGGTCGCCCGGGACATCCCCGTCGAGGTGGTCGGGCTCTCCGGGCTGCTGCACCTGCCCGAGGTCGCCGATCTGGTGTCCGTCTGCGAGGTGCTCCAGGACCCGGGGGCCAACGCCTCCCTGGTCCGGCTGCTGACCGGCCCCCGCTGGCGCATCGGCCCGCGCGACCTCGCCCTCCTGGGCCGCCGGGCCCGTCTTCTCGTGTCCCACGCGCGCGTGGGCGACGCCGACGACCCGGACCGTCGGCTCGCCGAGGCCGTGGAGGGGGTCGATCCCGCCGAGGTGATATCGCTGGCGGACGCCCTCGACACCTTCCTGGAGACACCCCTGAGAGGCCAGGGCGACGACGACGGGCTGCCCTTCTCGCCGGACGCGCGCGTGCGCTTCGCCCGGCTCGCCACCGAGCTGCGCGACCTGCGCCGCTCACTCGCCGACCCGCTGATGGACGTACTGCACCGCGTGCTCGCCGTCACCGGCCTGGAGGTGGAGCTGTCGGCGTCCCCGCATGCCCTGGCCGCCCGTCGCCGCGAGACCCTTTCCAACTTCCTGGACATCGCCGCCTCGTTCGCCGCCCACGAGAGCGAGGCGAGCCTGCTGGCCTTCCTCGGCTTCCTGCGCACGGCCGCGCAGTACGAGAAGGGCCTCGACAACGCCCTGCCCGGCGGCGAGAACACCGTCAAGGTGCTCACCGCCCACAAGTCCAAGGGCCTGGAGTGGGACGTCGTGGCCGTCCCCGGCCTGGTCACCGGCACTTTTCCCAGCGACCGGGGCCGCGAGAAATGGACCTCCCAGGCCAAGGTCCTGCCGCACGAACTGCGCGGCGACACCGCCACCCTGCCCGACATCGAGGCCTGGGACTCCCGGGGCATGAAGGCCTTCCAGGAGGCGATGAAGGACCACCAGCACACCGAGGAACTCCGCCTCGGCTACGTCACCTTCACCCGCCCACGCTCCCTCCTGCTCGGCTCAGGCCACTGGTGGGGGCCCTCCCAGAAGAAGCCTCGCGGCCCCTCCGACTTCCTGCGGGCCCTCCACGACCACTGCACAGCCGGACACGGCGAGATCGAGGTCTGGGCGGACGAACCGGAGGAGGACGAGGAGAATCCAGCCCTGCACGCGACGACCGCCGACCAACTCTGGCCCCTGCCCCTGGACGACGCCGCGTTCCGCCGCCGGCGGGCCGCCGCCGAGACGGTCCTCGCCCACCTGGAGACCCTCGCCTCCCACGAGGACGGTCATCCCTCGACCGCACACGAACCCGACGCGTACGACGACCCGGACTGGCCCCCGCCGCCGGACGACGAGCCTCCGTACGGGGACGACGGATCCTTCGACGACGGCCCCCTCGACGAAGACGCCGCTTCCCCCGCCGAGGACGACGGCGACTGGGACGCCTGGAGCACGGACCGTCCCGAAGCGCCCGCACAGACCCCACCGCCCGCGCCTGCGCGGGCGACGCACACCGGACACGATCGCCCGCCCGTCGTGCCCCACGCCCGCAGACATCCCGCCGAAGCGGATCTCACACCGGAGGAAGCTCGCGCCGTCGCCTCCTGGGACCGCGACCTCGACGCGCTCACCGGGGAACTGCTGCGCGCGCGGGAGAGCGTCACCGACGTCACCCTGCCTCCCACACTGACCGCCACCCAGCTGATGCTCCTGGCCGCCGACCCGGACGCCCTAGCGCAGGAACTCGCGCGCCCCATGCCACGCCCACCGCAGCCCGCTGCCCGCCGGGGAACCCGCTTCCACGCCTGGGTCGAGGCCCGCTTCGAGGAGCTGCGGCTCCCCCTGCTGGAACCCGAGGAACTCCCCGGCAGCGACGCCGAGATCGCCGACGAACGCGACCTGCAGACCCTCAAGGACGCCTTCGAGGACACCGCGTACGCACACCGCACGCCCTACCGGGTCGAGACCCCCTTCCAGCTCGACATCGCCGGCCGTGTCGTAAGGGGCCGGATCGACGCCGTCTACAAGGAAGGCGACGGCGCGGAAGCGACATACGAGATCATCGACTGGAAGACCCACCGCGCCCACACCGCAGACCCCCTCCAGCTCGCCGTCTACCGTCTGGCCTGGGCCGAGCAGCAGGGTGTTCCCCCGGAGGCAGTCGGCGCCGCCTTCCTGTACGTACGCAGTGGCGAGATCGTCCGGCCGGACGATCTCCCGGACCGGGCCGCGCTGGAGCGGCTGCTCCTGGACGAGCCTGCCGCGTTCGAAGTACCGGACGAGGATGTCAGCGCGGGCCGATAAGCTCATGACCATGAGCCAGGCCCCGGACAGCGCCGTCCGTACGTACATCGAGCAGCACCGCGTCGCCTTCCTCGACGACCTCGCCGAGTGGCTGCGTATCCCCTCCGTGTCGGCCCAGCCCGACCACGCCGCCGATGTACGCCGCAGCGCCGACTGGCTCGCCGCAAAACTCAGGGAAACCGGCTTCCCCACCGTCGAGGTCTGGGCGACACCGGGCGCCCCGGCGGTCTTCGCCGAGTGGCCCGCCGACGACCCCGCCGCCCCCACGGTCCTCGTCTACGGCCACCACGACGTGCAGCCCGCCGCCCTGGAGGACGGCTGGGACAGCGACCCCTTCGAACCGGTCGTCCGGGGAAACCGCCTCCGCGCGCGCGGGGCCGCCGACGACAAGGGCCAGGTGTTCTTCCACACACTCGGCGTCCGCGCCCACCTCGCCACCACCGGCCGCACCGCACCCGCAGTCCATCTGAAGATGCTCGTCGAGGGCGAGGAGGAGTCCGGATCCGTCCACTTCCGTTCCCTTGTCGAGGACCACGCCGACCGGCTCGCCGCCGACGCCGTGATCGTCTCCGACACCGGCATGTGGGCCGAAGACACCCCCACGGTGTGTACGGGCATGCGCGGCCTCGCCGAGTGCGAGATCCAGCTCCACGGCCCCGACCAGGACATCCACTCCGGCTCCTTCGGCGGCGCCGTGCCCAACCCGGCGACCGCCGTCGCCCGCCTCGTCGCCGCTCTGCACGACGAGCACGCGCGTGTGACGATCCCCGGTTTCTACGACGGCGTCACCGAACCCACCACCCGTGAGCGCGAACTCCTCGCCGAACTCCCCTTCGACGAGGAGCAGTGGCTGCGCACCGCCAAGTCGTACGCCACTCACGGCGAAGCAGGACACACCACCCTGGAGCGCGTCTGGACGCGTCCCACCGCCGAGGTCAACGGCATCGGCGGCGGCTACCAGGGTCCCGGCAGCAAGACGATCGTCCCGGCCTCCGCCATGGTGAAGCTCTCCTTCCGGCTGGTCGCCGGCCAGGACCCCGACCACATCGAGAAGATCGTCCGCGACTGGACCGCGACCCGCGTTCCCGCCGGGATCCGGCACGAGATCACGTTCGCGGCGGCCACCCGCCCGTGCCTGACCCCCCTCGACCACCCCGCCCTGCAGTCCGTCGTACGCGCCATGAGCCGAGCCTTCGACAAACCGGTCCGCTACACACGTGAAGGCGGCAGCGGCCCGGCCGCAGACCTCCAGGACGTCCTTGGTGCCCCCGTGCTCTTCCTGGGTATCTCCGTCCCCTCCGACGGCTGGCACGCCCCCAACGAGAAGGTGGAGATCGACCTGCTCCTCAAGGGCGTCGAGACCACCGCCTATCTGTGGGGCGACCTGGCAGGGAACTGGCGCCATGACTCCTGACGACCCGATGCCGACCGGACCGGCAGCCGCCCCGGGGGAGACCGGAAGCACCGCCCCGCCTCCGCGCAAACCCACCCGGAAACCCCCGCCCTCCAAACGTCCCCGCCCACGTCCCGCTGAACCGCCCGCCGAAATATCCGTTCCACCGGGGGAGTTGGAAGCACCTGTGACCACCTGGACCGACCACACCGCCGACCGTCCCATCTCGCTCACCGCCCCCAGCGGCATCGACCGGGCCGCGCACCACCGGCTCGACGAGGCCTGGCTCGCCGCAGCGTGGAGCCACCCCACGACCCGCTGCTTCGTGGTCTCCGGCGGCCAGGTACTCATCGACGAGACGTCCGAGGGGCGTACCGAACTCGTCATGACCCCCTCCTTCGAAGCCCCGCTCACCGAAGCGCACCGCTACTTCCTCGGCAACGACGACGACGGCACCAGCTACTTCGCCCTCCAGAAGGACGCCCTGCCCGGCCGCATGGACCAGTCCGCGCGCCCCGCGGGCCTGCGTGAGGCCGGCCTGCTCCTCTCGCCCCGCGACGCGGGCCTGATGGTGCACGCCGTCGCCCTGGAGAACTGGCAGCGCCTGCACCGCTTCTGCTCCCGCTGTGGCGAGCGCACCGTCATCGCCGCCGCCGGCCACATCCGCCGCTGCCAGGCTTGTGGCGCCGAGCACTACCCGCGTACCGACCCGGCCGTGATCATGGCTGTCACCGACGAGGAGGACCGCATCCTCCTCGGCCGCCAGGTCCACTGGCCCGAGGGCCGCTTCTCGACGCTCGCCGGTTTCGTCGAGCCCGGCGAGTCCATCGAACAGTCGGTCCGCCGCGAGGTGTTCGAGGAGGCCGGCATCCACGTCGGCCAGGTCGAGTACGTCGCCAGCCAGCCCTGGCCGTTCCCGTCCAGCCTCATGCTCGGCTTCATGGCCCGCGCCGTCTCCACCGACATCGAGGTCGACGGTGACGAGATCCACGAGGCCCGCTGGTTCTCCCGCGAGGAACTGCGCGCAGGCTTCGAATCCGGCGAGGTCCTCCCGCCGTACGGCATCTCGATCGCGGCCCGACTGATCGAACTCTGGTACGGCAAGCCGCTGCCGAAGCCGGGCAGCGTGCTCTGACGCACGAGGGCGGCCTCTGAGCCGGTTCCGCCGACGTCCCGGGCACGCGAAGACCCCCGCACGGCCGCTGGGCCGGTCGGGGGTCTCTGACACGCGGGGTCAGGCGCCGAGAGCCTGTTTCACCTGCGCGAGGCTCGGGTTCGTCATCACGACCTCCGGGCCGTCGTTGGAGGGAATCACCAGCACCGTCGGAACCGTCTGGTTGCCGCCGTTCGCCTTCTCCACGAACGCTGCGGAGTCCGGGTCGTGCTCGATGTTGATCTCGTTGTACGCGATGCCCTCGCGGTCCATCTGGCTCTTCAGCCGACGGCAGTATCCGCACCACGTGGTGCTGTACATCGTCACAGTGCCCGGCATGTCTCTCGCGCTCCTCAGCAGTTCGGGGGACGGGTGCTCGCTGTGGTGGAACGTACGCGGCCCGGCCGCCATTCCCGCAGGGCGTTCCGACAGGGCGTCCCGAGGCGGGTGCCTGCCGCATTTGTACGACTGCAAGGGGCTGCCTGTGGACAACCGGCTCACCCGTCTCCGGCGACCTGGCAGCATGGCCGTGTGACAGCAGCAACGCACTCCACCCTCTTCCCGCAGGTTCCGGACTCGGCCGACGCGGTGCTCGACGGACTCGATCCCGAGCAGCGCGAGGTGGCCACCGCCCTGCACGGTCCGGTGTGCGTGCTTGCGGGCGCCGGCACGGGAAAGACACGGGCGATCACCCACCGCATCGCCTACGGCGTCCGCGCCGGAGTGCTCCAGCCCTCCAGCGTGCTCGCCGTCACCTTCACCAACCGTGCCGCCGGTGAGATGCGCGGGCGCCTGCGCCAGCTCGGCGCCGGCGGAGTCCAGGCGCGCACCTTCCACTCGGCCGCGCTGCGCCAGCTCCAGTACTTCTGGCCGAAGGCTGTCGGTGGCGCCATGCCCCGACTCGTCGACCGCAAGATCCAGCTCGTCGCCGATGCCGCCGCCGCCTGCCGCATCCGCCTCGACCGGGGCGAACTGCGGGACGTCACCGCCGAGATCGAATGGTCCAAGGTCACTCAGACCGTCCCGGCCGACTACGTGCCCGCCGTCGCCAAGTCCGGCCGCGTCGCCCCCCGTGACCCGGCCGAGATCGCCCAGCTCTACGCCACCTACGAGGACCTCAAGCGGGACCGCTCCGTCATCGACTTCGAGGACGTCCTGCTGCTCACCGTCGCCGTGCTCCAGGACCGGCACGACATCGCCGAGCAGGTCCGCTCCCAGTACCAGCACTTCGTGGTCGACGAGTACCAGGACGTCAGCCCGCTCCAGCAGCGGCTGCTGGAGCTGTGGCTCGGGGAGAGGGACAACCTGTGCGTGGTCGGCGACGCCAGCCAGACGATCTATTCGTTCACAGGAGCAACTCCTGACCATCTGCTCGACTTCCGTATCCGCCACCCCGGCGCCACCGTCGTCAAGCTGGTCCGCGACTACCGCTCCACCCCCCAGGTCGTCCATCTCGCCAACGGCCTGCTCGCCCAGGCCCGGGGCCGCGCCGCGGAACACCGCCTGGAACTGATCTCCCAGCGCGACCCCGGACCCGAACCCGCCTACACCGAGTACGCCGACGAACCCGCCGAGGCCGAAGGCGCCGCCCGCCGCATCCGGGACCTCGTCGCCGGCGGCGTGCCGGCCAGTGAGATCGCCATCCTGGTTCGGACGAACGCCCAGTCCGAGACGTACGAACAGGCACTCGCCGACGCCGGAGTCCCCTACCAGCTGCGTGGCGCCGAACGGTTCTTCGACCGGCCCGAGGTGCGCAAGGCGATCAGCGCGCTGCGCGCCGCCGCCCGCTTCGGAGCCAACGACTCCCTCCTGGACGACGTCGTCGACCTGCCCTCCCAGGTGCGTGCCGTGCTGTCGGGGGAGGGCTGGACCAGTCAATCGCCGGCGGGATCCGGGGCCGTCAGGGAGCGCTGGGAGTCGCTGGCCGCACTGGTGAACCTCGCGCAGGACTTCACTACTGCGAAACCGGGCGCCACGCTCGCCGATCTTGTC contains these protein-coding regions:
- a CDS encoding ATP-dependent DNA helicase, with translation MPASISDPEQLKELLGIPFTPEQTACIIAPPAPQVIVAGAGSGKTTVMAARVVWLVGTGQVAPEQVLGLTFTNKAAGELAERVRKALVRAGVTDPDVIDPDNPPGEPAISTYHAFAGRLLKDHGLRIGLEPTARLLADATRYQLAARVLREAPGPYPALTRSFPDLVSDLLTLDAELAEHLVRPEELRAYDGELLRALEGAKLTNADLRKVPETAAARRELVELVTRYRAAKGERDLLDFGDQIALSAALARIPEVGRVLRDEFRVVLLDEYQDTSVAQRVLLAGLFGDGTGHPVTAVGDPCQAIYGWRGASVANLDDFPEHFAHADGSSAARQSLSENRRSGGRLLDLANGLAEPLRAMHAGVEALRPAPGAERDGQVRCALLHTHAEEIDWLADSIAHLVRTGKAPGEIAVLCRTATDFAEIQGALVARDIPVEVVGLSGLLHLPEVADLVSVCEVLQDPGANASLVRLLTGPRWRIGPRDLALLGRRARLLVSHARVGDADDPDRRLAEAVEGVDPAEVISLADALDTFLETPLRGQGDDDGLPFSPDARVRFARLATELRDLRRSLADPLMDVLHRVLAVTGLEVELSASPHALAARRRETLSNFLDIAASFAAHESEASLLAFLGFLRTAAQYEKGLDNALPGGENTVKVLTAHKSKGLEWDVVAVPGLVTGTFPSDRGREKWTSQAKVLPHELRGDTATLPDIEAWDSRGMKAFQEAMKDHQHTEELRLGYVTFTRPRSLLLGSGHWWGPSQKKPRGPSDFLRALHDHCTAGHGEIEVWADEPEEDEENPALHATTADQLWPLPLDDAAFRRRRAAAETVLAHLETLASHEDGHPSTAHEPDAYDDPDWPPPPDDEPPYGDDGSFDDGPLDEDAASPAEDDGDWDAWSTDRPEAPAQTPPPAPARATHTGHDRPPVVPHARRHPAEADLTPEEARAVASWDRDLDALTGELLRARESVTDVTLPPTLTATQLMLLAADPDALAQELARPMPRPPQPAARRGTRFHAWVEARFEELRLPLLEPEELPGSDAEIADERDLQTLKDAFEDTAYAHRTPYRVETPFQLDIAGRVVRGRIDAVYKEGDGAEATYEIIDWKTHRAHTADPLQLAVYRLAWAEQQGVPPEAVGAAFLYVRSGEIVRPDDLPDRAALERLLLDEPAAFEVPDEDVSAGR
- a CDS encoding MGMT family protein, whose translation is MGRMSDESRPADALPEYAERALEAAELIPPGRVMTYGDVAEWLEEGGPRQVGRVMALYGGAVPWWRVVRADGVLLPGHELEALDHYRAEGTPLKEASRATEGHLPRLDMRRARWDGGERTEGHT
- a CDS encoding ATP-dependent helicase, with translation MSSSSSTRRLSHPQGRQGNRGAYRLVRTPPSRQDPPRLDAAQRAVVDHTRGPLLVLAGPGTGKTTTLVESVAARIARGGDPERILVLTFSRKAAVELRDRMALRIGAARAPRATTFHSFCYALVRAHQDSDLFAEPLRLLSGPEQDVAVRGLLAGQPDLERLGLAHVRWPDELRACLTTRGFADEVRAVLARSRELGLGPDALDAFARRIGRPDWRAAAAFLAEYLDVLDMQGVLDYAELVHRAVLLASRPDTAGQLAARYDAVYVDEYQDTDPAQVRLLHALAGGGRTLVALGDPDQSIYAFRGADVNGILDFPDAFPRADGRPAPVEVLRTSRRSAAVPLTATRLLTQRMPLTRLPAEKVRAHRGLASVRDGGRVEVCTYPTSGTELENIADILRRAHLEDGVPWGEMAVLVRAGGRTIPTVRRALTSAGVPLDIDGDDLPLRHEPAVAPLLTALRAVATAAAGAGEEPGTQGTGDGEGEDADAGLPAATAWLGTETALTLLTSPLAGMDAADLRRLGRALREEERAAGNPVPPPSDELLARALAEPERLVAHDPTYARGAQRLGALLGKARERLAGGGTAEEALWDLWNGTPWPGRLERAARRGGAAGRNADRDLDAVCALFATAARAEERTGGRGALNFLEEIDAEDIAADTLTRRAVRPDAVRLMTAHRSKGLQWRLVVVAGVQEGLWPDLRRRGSLLEADRIGRDGLAEPLTPGALLAEERRLFYVAATRARERLVVTAVKAPADDGDQPSRFVTELGVEPKDVTGRPRRPLSVAALVAELRATTVDPRVSASLREAAARRLARLAALTDEEGRPLVPSAHPYRWWGMYEPTESKVPLRDRDQPVVLSGSALDQLANTCALQWFLGREVKADAPATAAQGFGNVVHVLADEVASGHTPADLAVLMERLDSVWNALAFDAPWKSTQEKEHARVALERFLTWHVDSSRTGRTPVASEHDFDVTLGAGDYEVRIRGSMDRVETDGEGRAYVVDFKTGKQTPTAAEVARHPQLAVYQLAVREGAVDDAFDGVRPEPGGAELVQLRQGAAKRDGGETLPKVQAQTPLEEGAEGEWVGDLLATAAGKVLDERFTPTTGQHCAHCSFRASCSARPEGRHVVE